A single region of the Deltaproteobacteria bacterium genome encodes:
- a CDS encoding class I SAM-dependent methyltransferase, protein MYDGPKLGRSRLGAAADTLAFPLRALLLLTESRWGLSSLREERMRVVASVCRGRVLDVGCGPGNLFVREFLGDAQGIGIDVFPYEGVDNVVDDVMRLPFADESFDTVTLIAVGGHIPRKQRTAEFAEFARVLRTGGRLVMTEGEPVTQFLVHQWVHLYEAARGRKDMDSERGMDEDEEFCMPLREIRLYLNTPPLRLVQRRRFMWGLNNVYVAEKAPLPSNATPASP, encoded by the coding sequence ATGTATGACGGCCCCAAGCTTGGGAGAAGTCGCCTTGGCGCGGCGGCTGACACGCTGGCATTTCCACTGCGCGCGCTCCTTTTGCTGACGGAGAGTAGGTGGGGACTCTCCTCGTTGCGCGAGGAACGCATGCGCGTGGTCGCCAGCGTCTGCCGCGGTCGCGTGCTGGACGTAGGGTGCGGTCCGGGGAACCTTTTTGTCCGGGAATTCCTCGGCGACGCCCAGGGCATTGGCATCGACGTGTTCCCCTACGAGGGCGTTGACAATGTTGTGGACGACGTTATGCGGTTGCCCTTCGCAGATGAGTCCTTCGACACCGTGACGCTCATTGCGGTTGGAGGCCATATTCCGAGGAAGCAGCGCACCGCCGAGTTCGCAGAATTCGCTCGTGTGCTGCGCACTGGCGGCCGACTCGTCATGACGGAGGGCGAGCCGGTTACGCAGTTTCTCGTTCATCAGTGGGTCCACCTGTACGAGGCAGCGCGCGGCCGCAAAGACATGGACTCCGAACGCGGCATGGATGAGGACGAGGAGTTCTGTATGCCCCTGCGCGAAATCCGCCTCTACCTGAACACGCCGCCGCTGCGGCTGGTCCAGCGCCGGCGCTTCATGTGGGGCCTGAATAACGTGTACGTCGCGGAGAAAGCCCCGTTACCCAGCAACGCCACCCCAGCATCACCGTAG